From Arcobacter sp. CECT 8983, the proteins below share one genomic window:
- a CDS encoding 3'-5' exonuclease: MKSNKNFYSNLVENLKKSPIVFDDFLNILSKHKEKFFDNPELEFELLLSNGFAIDIEDDKVFLKTTKTKISEQTFCIVDIETNGGHVNKGHQIIEIGAVKYKNGEILDSYESLVYAKDIPEYIQGVTNITPCMLENAPLLKKVLEEFKVFLDDDVFVAHDIKFDYNFISNSLEKCNLGKLLNRKLCTIDLARRTIKAEKYGLKSLKEVLQIDIDNHHRAYSDALSTTYILKEAIKHVDKSVVTVEDLISYSKNAKPVMPKMKVNHRKKEEKQEVEK, encoded by the coding sequence ATGAAATCAAATAAAAACTTCTATTCAAACCTTGTGGAAAATCTAAAAAAATCTCCTATTGTATTTGATGATTTTTTGAATATTCTTTCAAAACATAAAGAGAAGTTTTTTGATAATCCAGAGTTAGAATTTGAATTGCTACTTTCAAATGGATTTGCTATTGATATTGAAGATGATAAAGTCTTTTTAAAAACAACAAAAACAAAAATTAGTGAACAAACTTTTTGTATTGTTGATATTGAAACAAATGGTGGTCATGTAAATAAAGGTCATCAAATTATAGAAATAGGTGCAGTAAAATATAAAAATGGAGAGATTTTAGACTCTTATGAGTCTTTAGTGTATGCAAAAGATATTCCAGAATATATTCAAGGTGTTACAAATATTACTCCTTGTATGTTAGAAAATGCTCCTTTATTAAAAAAAGTATTAGAAGAGTTTAAAGTTTTTTTAGATGATGATGTTTTTGTAGCCCATGATATTAAGTTTGATTATAATTTTATATCAAACTCATTGGAAAAATGTAATCTAGGAAAACTTCTTAATCGAAAACTTTGTACTATTGATTTAGCTAGAAGAACAATAAAAGCAGAAAAATATGGTTTAAAATCATTAAAAGAAGTATTACAAATAGATATAGATAATCATCACAGAGCTTATAGTGATGCATTAAGTACAACTTATATCTTAAAAGAAGCTATAAAGCATGTAGATAAAAGTGTTGTTACAGTAGAGGATTTGATTTCTTATTCAAAAAATGCAAAACCTGTTATGCCTAAGATGAAAGTAAATCATAGAAAAAAAGAAGAAAAACAGGAGGTGGAAAAGTAA